TACTAAAAtattacacaaaaataatataaaagctCCTAGACATAGTATTTCTTAACCACATCTGAATTGATGGCTTTCGACCATGTCTTTCCATCCATTTCTGCTAGAATAAATGCTCCTCCGGTCAATACTCTGTGAAACACATAAGGCCCATGCCAATTAGGTGCAAATTTTCCCTTAGCTTCATCTTTGTGTGGGAATATTCGCTTTAAAACCAATTGTCCCAGTTTGAACTGTCTCAGTCTTACCTTTTTGTTGAAAGCTTTAGCCATCCTGTGTTGAAAGAGTTGTTCGTGACAAACTGCAttcattctcttttcatcaattaGCATCAACTGTTCATATAGACTTTGTATCCATTTAGCATCACTCAACTCAGCTTCTTGGATTATCCTTAGGGATAGTATCTCAACCTCCATTGGTAATATTGCTTCTGTTCCATAAACCAAAAGATAAGGTGTATCCCCAGTCGAAGTCCTAATTGTGGTGCAATAGTCGAGGAAGGCAAACGACAAATTCTCATGCCAATGCTTATAATTATCAATCATCTTCCGcaatattcttttgatattctTGTTGGCAGCCTGAACTGCTCCATTCATCTGAGGTCGATAAGGAGTGGAATTGCGATGAATGATTTTTAACTTCTCACATATCTCATACATAGAACCACTATTGAGATTAGCTCCATTATCTATTATAATCGAATGAGGGATGTCAAATCTACAAACTATGTTATTGCGAACAAAATCTTTCACCACCTTCTTTGTCACAGACTTATGTGAAGATGCTTTTACTCATTTTGTGAAGTAATCAATAGCTACCAAAATGAACTTGTGTCCATTTGATGCGGCTGGCTCGATAGGACCGATGACATCCATGCCCCAGGCTACAAACGACCAAGGAGAACTTATCACATTGAGTTCATTTGGTGGAACTCGGATCAAATCACCATGAATATGACATTGATGACATTTCCTCACGAAGTGAATGCAGTCTGTTTCCATGGTCATCCAGAAATATCCAGCCCGTAGAATCTTCTTTGCTAAAGTAAAACCATTCATGTATGGCCCACATGTTCCTCCATGTATTTCTTCAATCAACTTGCTCGCCTCTTGGGAGTCAACACACCTTAATAACCCTAAATCTGGAGTCATCGTATAAAGGATTTCTCCACTTAAGAAAAAGTGATTTGCAAGCCTCCGTAGTGTTCTCTTTTGAATATTGCTTATGCCTTCTGGATAATCTCCTTCTTTGAGATACCTCACAATGTCATGGTACCAAGATTCTCCACCTAATTCTTCATTTACATAGAAATAATAGACTGGTTGATCCTGCACATTGAATTTGATTGGATCTATGTAATTCTTGTCTGGATGTTGAATCATAGAAGAGATGGTTGCCAAAGCATCTGTAAATTCATTTTGAGCTCGAGGAATATGCTTGAACTTTATCTTGACAAATTTCTTGCACATTTCCTTCACATACTGCAAATAAGGGAGTATCTTCACATTCTTTGTGCTCCATTCGCCTTGTACCTGATGAATCAGTAAGTCCGAGACACATATAACCATcaattcttatatatatatcaacagCCATCCTGAGTCCAAGGATACAAGCCTCATATTCTGCCATATTATTAGTGCATGGGAACTTAAATTGTGCTGAGACTGGATAATGTTGCCCTGATTCTGAGACTAGCACTGCTCCAGCACCGACTCTTTTAGAATTTGCAGCACCATCAAAGAACATCCTCCACCTAGGATATTTTTCTGAAATATCCTCTCCAATAAATAATACCTCTTAATCAGGAAAATAAGTTTTAAGAGGCTCATACTCTTCATCCACAGGGTTTTCAGTAAGATGATCAGCAAGCGCTTGTCCTTTGATGGCCTTTTGAGTGACATAAATAATATCGAATTCACTTAGCAAAATTTGCCATTTTGCCAACTTCCCAGTAGGCATAGGCTTTTGAAATATGTATTTGAGTGGATCCATCCTTGAGATGAGAAAAGTGGTATACGCGCATAAGTAATGTCTTAACTTTTGTGCAACCCAAGTCAAGGCAGAACAAGTGCATTCCAATAAAGTATACCGGGCTTCGTAAGGTGTGAATTTCTTACTCAAGTAGTATATATCCTGTTCTTTCTTCCCAGTTTCATCATGTTGCCCCAACACACATCCTAATGCATTATTTGATACCGACATATATAGTAGCAATGGTCTCCCCGGTTCTGAAGGAACCAAGACAGGCGGACTAGACAAATACTCCTTAATTCTGTCAAAAGCTTGCTGACAGTCTTCAGTCCATTTGATAGCAGCATATTTCCTCAACAACTTGAAGATTGGTTCACAAATTATTATCGACTGTGCAATGAATCGACTAATGTAATTCAGTCGACCAAGAAAACTCATTACATCCTTTCGACTTTTGGGAGGAGGCAAGTCTTGAATAGCCTTTATCTTTGAAGGATCCAGTTCTATGCCCTTCCTACTCACAATGAAACCCAACAATTTTCCAACAGGGACACCAAATGCACACTTTGCAggatttaattttagattataTCGCC
This DNA window, taken from Solanum dulcamara chromosome 3, daSolDulc1.2, whole genome shotgun sequence, encodes the following:
- the LOC129883591 gene encoding uncharacterized protein LOC129883591 → MYEICEKLKIIHRNSTPYRPQMNGAVQAANKNIKRILRKMIDNYKHWHENLSFAFLDYCTTIRTSTGDTPYLLVYGTEAILPMEVEILSLRIIQEAELSDAKWIQSLYEQLMLIDEKRMNAVCHEQLFQHRMAKAFNKKVRLRQFKLGQLVLKRIFPHKDEAKGKFAPNWHGPYVFHRVLTGGAFILAEMDGKTWSKAINSDVVKKYYV